The Rhizobium glycinendophyticum genome has a window encoding:
- a CDS encoding PAS domain-containing protein produces the protein MTDDNSIRRDARDAGDRLLASHPSEDPFAAAFKATRMPMLITDPRQPDNPIIFCNKAFATLTGYSTDELVGRNCRLLQGPDTDRDAVAQLREAVAGEHDVALDILNYRKDGSKFWNALFVSPVRDAKGEVIYFFASQLDFTNIKSKEVQLAQARLSAEEEVARRTRDLSEALQAKTMLVHEVDHRVKNNLLTIASIVKLQARMSQDDVVKRTLFSVLNRVEALSTVQRKLFKNNDLGRFDVADFAKDLIEDLVGALKRDDIRVTTDLAPVLVPSAKASALALIVNELVLDAVRRGLSDGGGEIHLQVKRTNGHFVIRVTDTTMPVAVNPEEEAFGKLMLEACAKQLRADVERTVEGYRTDVLVTILVEEMKDSDV, from the coding sequence ATGACTGATGACAATTCCATTCGGCGGGATGCCCGTGACGCCGGCGACCGGCTATTGGCTTCGCATCCGTCCGAGGATCCATTTGCCGCCGCCTTCAAGGCGACTCGGATGCCCATGCTGATTACCGATCCTCGCCAGCCGGACAATCCGATCATCTTCTGCAACAAGGCCTTTGCGACCCTTACCGGCTACAGCACGGACGAGTTGGTTGGCCGAAACTGTCGTCTGCTTCAGGGACCCGATACAGATCGCGATGCGGTCGCACAGCTGCGTGAGGCCGTGGCCGGCGAGCATGATGTTGCGCTCGATATCCTGAACTACCGGAAAGATGGCAGCAAATTCTGGAACGCGCTCTTCGTCAGCCCTGTGCGGGATGCCAAGGGAGAGGTCATCTATTTCTTCGCCTCCCAGCTCGATTTCACCAATATCAAGAGCAAGGAGGTGCAACTTGCGCAGGCGCGGCTTTCCGCCGAAGAGGAAGTGGCACGCCGGACACGCGACTTGAGTGAAGCGCTTCAGGCAAAGACAATGCTGGTTCATGAGGTGGATCACAGGGTCAAGAACAACCTTCTGACCATCGCCTCAATCGTCAAGCTTCAGGCACGGATGTCGCAAGACGACGTGGTGAAGCGGACCCTGTTCTCCGTGTTGAACCGCGTTGAAGCTCTCAGCACCGTGCAGCGCAAGCTGTTTAAGAACAACGATCTGGGCCGGTTCGATGTGGCAGATTTCGCCAAGGACCTGATTGAGGATCTGGTGGGGGCTTTGAAGCGGGACGATATTCGCGTCACCACCGATCTCGCTCCGGTGCTGGTCCCTTCCGCCAAGGCTTCGGCGCTCGCCCTGATCGTCAACGAACTGGTGCTTGACGCAGTTCGAAGGGGGCTGAGCGATGGTGGCGGAGAAATCCATCTGCAGGTGAAACGGACGAATGGGCATTTTGTGATCCGGGTGACCGACACGACGATGCCCGTGGCCGTCAATCCGGAAGAGGAAGCCTTCGGCAAGCTGATGCTGGAGGCCTGTGCAAAGCAACTGCGTGCTGACGTTGAGCGGACGGTCGAAGGGTACCGCACCGATGTGCTGGTAACCATTCTGGTTGAGGAAATGAAGGACTCCGACGTTTGA
- a CDS encoding FAD-binding oxidoreductase gives MDREDVSGSERGVADARVEALRVRLGNDLVLSGPATEHYCRDWHGDITTGAVAVVRPRSTAEVSAAVKAIGALGLSIVPQGGNTGLVLGATPDDPAGQVVISLERMTAIRRLDVDDFSAVVEAGIVLSEFKDRVEAAGLYFPLALGAQGSCRIGGNVSTNAGGINVLRYGMTRELVLGLEVVLPDGSVFDGLSTLRKDNRGIDLKQLFIGAEGTLGIVTAVSVKLMPPAEQVATALLGLNALSDAIALYRRARRDCCDLMSAFEFMPPVAFTLAREAMPDLAMPMPGDYPAYVLMEISGSGLVDIDDLMQRFLQGVMEDGLVLDGVVAVSRAQARNLWAFREGMNEGQAKRGPHLRTDVSVPLSKLADFVQQAEAAVMSALPDCLCVSYGHVGDGNVHLNVLPPAGLTREKTDQLIYQAKGLINGVLLGFCGSISAEHGIGRLKKSDFISGLPQTQAHLLNAIKRAIDPRIIMNPGCQLNFAKDS, from the coding sequence ATGGATCGTGAGGACGTGAGTGGATCCGAAAGAGGGGTGGCGGATGCGCGCGTAGAGGCGCTGAGGGTCCGGCTCGGGAATGATCTCGTGTTGTCGGGACCAGCAACCGAGCACTATTGCCGCGACTGGCATGGTGACATCACGACAGGTGCTGTCGCGGTCGTCCGGCCGAGAAGCACGGCTGAAGTTTCTGCGGCCGTCAAGGCAATCGGAGCGCTCGGGCTTTCCATCGTGCCGCAAGGTGGCAATACGGGGCTCGTCCTCGGGGCGACGCCCGATGATCCCGCAGGTCAGGTTGTGATCAGTCTAGAACGGATGACTGCCATACGGCGGCTGGATGTCGATGACTTCTCGGCTGTGGTGGAAGCCGGTATCGTGCTGTCCGAGTTCAAGGACAGGGTGGAGGCGGCTGGGCTCTATTTCCCGCTCGCATTAGGAGCGCAGGGATCTTGCCGGATCGGCGGGAATGTTTCCACCAATGCCGGCGGCATCAATGTCTTGCGATATGGCATGACGCGCGAGTTGGTGCTCGGCCTAGAAGTGGTTTTGCCGGATGGTTCGGTCTTCGACGGGCTGTCGACCTTGCGCAAGGATAATCGCGGAATTGACCTGAAGCAGTTGTTCATCGGTGCCGAGGGCACGTTGGGAATTGTCACCGCCGTCTCTGTCAAGTTGATGCCGCCAGCGGAGCAGGTGGCGACAGCGCTTCTGGGTCTAAACGCTTTGTCCGATGCAATTGCGCTTTACCGTCGGGCGCGACGCGACTGCTGCGACTTGATGTCGGCCTTCGAATTCATGCCGCCAGTCGCTTTCACGCTTGCTCGCGAGGCAATGCCGGATCTGGCGATGCCGATGCCAGGTGATTACCCGGCCTATGTTCTGATGGAGATTTCCGGGTCGGGGCTCGTGGATATCGACGATCTGATGCAGCGCTTCCTGCAAGGGGTGATGGAGGACGGCCTTGTTCTTGACGGCGTGGTGGCGGTATCGCGGGCGCAGGCGCGCAATCTCTGGGCATTCCGAGAGGGCATGAACGAGGGGCAGGCAAAACGCGGCCCGCATCTGCGAACCGACGTGTCGGTGCCCTTGTCGAAGCTTGCCGATTTCGTGCAGCAGGCGGAAGCCGCCGTGATGTCGGCTTTGCCGGATTGCCTCTGTGTATCCTACGGCCATGTCGGAGATGGAAATGTGCATCTCAATGTGCTGCCGCCGGCGGGACTAACGCGGGAGAAGACGGACCAGTTAATTTACCAGGCGAAGGGATTGATCAATGGGGTTCTGCTCGGTTTCTGCGGCTCGATCAGCGCCGAACACGGGATTGGTCGGTTGAAGAAGTCCGATTTCATCTCCGGTCTGCCGCAGACTCAGGCGCATCTGCTGAATGCGATCAAGCGCGCCATCGATCCGCGGATCATCATGAATCCCGGTTGCCAATTGAATTTCGCAAAAGATTCGTGA
- a CDS encoding FadR/GntR family transcriptional regulator: MGQFNLGQIKRSDHLPTRIAAQFAAEINEGRLAPGDKLPTEHVLAKTLGVSRSVIREAIAQLRNEGLVETRQGVGAFVLERSLRPIRIKDGELFDPHSFRAMFQLRVPLEIEAAGLAAVHHTPADLARIDAALDRMTGAEKWSDQGIDADLAFHRAVADATRNEYFSMFIGFIAERISLAINAARSRAVLEEIVEVTIAEHTRLRDAIASRNPTDAREAMRLHMHGAASRIELSLEQF; the protein is encoded by the coding sequence ATAGGTCAATTCAACCTTGGGCAGATCAAACGAAGCGATCATCTGCCGACGCGGATCGCAGCGCAGTTTGCCGCTGAGATCAACGAGGGACGTCTAGCGCCGGGCGACAAGCTTCCGACCGAGCATGTGCTAGCGAAAACGCTTGGGGTCAGCCGCTCGGTTATCCGCGAAGCTATCGCGCAATTGCGAAATGAGGGGCTTGTCGAAACCCGGCAGGGCGTTGGCGCCTTCGTCTTGGAGCGTTCCTTGCGTCCCATCCGGATCAAGGATGGCGAGTTGTTCGACCCGCACAGCTTCCGCGCCATGTTCCAGCTGCGCGTGCCTCTCGAAATCGAGGCTGCGGGTCTTGCTGCGGTTCATCACACGCCGGCGGATCTTGCTCGCATCGATGCGGCACTGGATCGCATGACGGGGGCGGAGAAATGGTCGGATCAGGGGATCGATGCGGATCTTGCCTTCCATCGGGCGGTCGCGGATGCGACCCGCAATGAGTATTTTTCGATGTTCATCGGCTTCATCGCCGAGCGCATCAGCCTTGCGATCAATGCGGCCCGGTCTCGTGCCGTTCTGGAGGAGATCGTCGAGGTGACGATTGCGGAACATACGAGGCTGCGCGATGCGATCGCCAGCCGCAATCCGACCGATGCACGCGAGGCGATGCGGTTGCACATGCATGGCGCGGCGAGCCGCATCGAACTGAGCCTGGAGCAATTCTGA
- a CDS encoding response regulator, with the protein MKIMIVEDEALLALELEMEVEAAGHEVVGTAASRCAALEIVDQTGPQFAFVDVHLSDGPSGIDIGRHLASTGIPFVFVTGNVKRIPDDFAGAIGAIEKPYTMNGLQNALTYLTARVSGLQPSTPPPGLILAE; encoded by the coding sequence TTGAAGATCATGATTGTCGAGGATGAAGCCCTGCTGGCGCTTGAGTTGGAGATGGAAGTGGAAGCGGCAGGTCACGAGGTGGTCGGCACTGCTGCCTCACGCTGCGCTGCCTTGGAAATCGTCGATCAGACGGGGCCGCAATTTGCGTTCGTCGATGTACATCTGAGCGATGGCCCCTCAGGTATCGACATCGGACGGCATCTTGCTTCCACCGGGATTCCGTTTGTCTTTGTCACCGGCAATGTGAAACGCATCCCCGATGATTTTGCCGGGGCGATCGGTGCGATCGAGAAGCCTTACACGATGAACGGTCTGCAGAATGCGCTGACCTATCTGACGGCTCGTGTATCGGGCCTGCAGCCTTCAACGCCGCCACCAGGGCTCATTCTGGCGGAGTGA
- the denD gene encoding D-erythronate dehydrogenase, whose product MHFLIIGAAGMVGRKLAQRLTNDGSLGGKPVEAMTLVDVVTPDAPAGFAGRVALETADLSAPGAAEKLIASRPDVIFHLAAIVSGEAELDFDKGYQINLDGTRYLFEAVRLAHLEDGYRPRVVFTSSIAVVGAPLPFPIPDDFHTTPLTSYGTQKAICELLLADYSRKGFFDGIGIRLPTICIRPGKPNKAASGFFSNILREPLIGQEAVLPVTDDVRHWHASPRSAVGFLLHGATIDVEKVGPRRNLSMPGVSATVGEQIEALRRIAGDKAVKLIRREPDEMIMRICAGWAPGFEAKRARELGFVAENSFDDIIRIHIEDELGGKL is encoded by the coding sequence ATGCATTTTCTGATCATCGGCGCCGCGGGAATGGTCGGTCGGAAGCTGGCGCAACGCCTGACCAACGACGGTTCGCTCGGCGGCAAGCCTGTTGAGGCCATGACCCTGGTCGACGTCGTCACACCGGATGCCCCTGCTGGCTTCGCAGGCCGCGTCGCACTGGAGACGGCAGACCTTTCGGCGCCGGGAGCTGCTGAAAAGCTCATCGCAAGCCGTCCCGACGTTATCTTCCATCTGGCGGCTATCGTTTCGGGCGAGGCTGAACTCGATTTCGATAAAGGCTACCAGATCAATCTTGATGGCACGCGCTATCTGTTCGAGGCGGTTCGCCTCGCGCATCTCGAAGATGGTTATCGCCCCCGCGTGGTCTTCACCTCCTCGATCGCCGTTGTCGGCGCCCCCCTTCCCTTCCCCATTCCGGATGATTTTCACACCACGCCACTCACCAGCTACGGCACCCAGAAGGCGATCTGCGAATTGCTGCTGGCCGACTACTCCCGCAAAGGCTTCTTCGACGGCATCGGCATCCGCCTCCCCACGATCTGCATTCGCCCCGGCAAACCGAATAAGGCCGCCTCAGGCTTCTTCTCCAACATCCTGCGGGAGCCTCTGATCGGCCAGGAGGCCGTGCTTCCGGTAACGGATGACGTCCGCCATTGGCATGCCTCTCCCCGCTCTGCCGTCGGCTTCCTCCTGCACGGCGCAACCATCGACGTGGAAAAAGTTGGCCCCCGCCGCAACCTCTCCATGCCGGGCGTCAGCGCCACGGTCGGCGAACAAATCGAGGCACTCCGCCGCATCGCCGGCGACAAGGCTGTGAAGCTCATTCGCCGCGAGCCGGACGAGATGATCATGCGCATCTGCGCCGGTTGGGCACCTGGCTTCGAGGCCAAACGTGCCCGCGAACTCGGCTTCGTCGCTGAAAACTCGTTCGACGACATCATCCGCATCCACATTGAGGATGAACTGGGAGGCAAGCTTTGA
- a CDS encoding IlvD/Edd family dehydratase, which yields MSGTEQPKRRLRSQDWFDNPDHLDMTALYLERFMNYGTTPEELRSGKPIIGIAQSGSDINPCNRHHLDLAKRVRDGIRDAGGIPIEFPSHPLFENCKRPTAALDRNLAYLGLVELLYGYPFDGVVLTTGCDKTTPSALMAASTVDIPAIVLSGGPMLDGWHDGELVGSGTVIWRSRRKYAAGEITREEFLERALDSAPSVGHCNTMGTASTMNAMAEALGMSLTGCAAIPGAYRERGQMAYRTGKRAVELVLKDIKPSDILTREAFLNAIRVNSAIGGSTNAQPHLMAMAKHAGVELLPEDWQVHGFDIPLLANVQPAGAYLGERFHRAGGVPAVMWELLQAGKLNGDCPTVTGLSMAENLEGKESVDREVIKPYSEPMRERAGFLVLKGNLFDFAIMKTSVISEGFRLRYLNEPGREGVFEGRAIVFDGSEDYHKRINDPSLEIDENCILVIRGAGPLGWPGSAEVVNMQPPDHLIQRGILSLPTIGDGRQSGTADSPSILNASPESAAGGGLAWIRSGDTIRIDLNQGRCDMLVAEDEIARRKAEGIPTVPADATPWQMLYRQTVTQLADGATIKGADAFRQISKKPPRHNH from the coding sequence ATGAGCGGAACAGAGCAACCCAAACGCCGGCTGCGCTCGCAGGACTGGTTCGACAATCCCGATCACCTCGACATGACTGCGCTCTATCTCGAGCGCTTCATGAACTACGGCACAACGCCCGAAGAGCTTCGCTCGGGCAAACCGATCATCGGGATTGCCCAGTCGGGCAGCGACATCAATCCGTGCAACCGCCACCACCTGGATCTGGCCAAGCGCGTCCGGGACGGCATCCGCGATGCTGGCGGCATCCCCATCGAGTTCCCCTCGCACCCACTCTTCGAGAACTGCAAGCGGCCTACGGCTGCGCTCGACCGCAACCTTGCCTATCTCGGCCTGGTCGAACTCCTGTACGGCTACCCCTTCGATGGCGTGGTGCTGACGACCGGCTGCGACAAGACCACGCCTTCGGCGCTGATGGCTGCATCGACGGTGGACATACCGGCGATCGTGCTCTCAGGCGGCCCCATGCTTGACGGTTGGCATGACGGCGAGCTCGTCGGCTCCGGCACCGTCATCTGGCGCTCGCGCCGCAAATACGCGGCCGGTGAGATCACCAGGGAAGAATTTCTCGAACGCGCACTCGATTCCGCACCCTCCGTCGGCCATTGCAACACCATGGGCACAGCCTCCACCATGAATGCCATGGCCGAAGCCCTTGGCATGTCGCTGACCGGCTGCGCTGCGATCCCCGGCGCCTACCGGGAACGCGGCCAGATGGCCTATCGCACGGGTAAACGAGCCGTCGAACTGGTGCTAAAGGACATCAAGCCATCGGACATTCTCACGCGTGAGGCCTTCCTCAATGCGATCCGCGTCAATTCCGCAATTGGTGGCTCCACCAATGCCCAGCCTCACCTCATGGCCATGGCCAAGCATGCCGGCGTCGAACTGCTGCCGGAGGACTGGCAGGTCCACGGATTCGACATCCCGCTGCTCGCCAACGTCCAGCCGGCCGGCGCCTATCTCGGCGAGCGTTTCCACCGGGCCGGCGGCGTGCCTGCCGTCATGTGGGAACTGCTGCAAGCCGGAAAGCTCAACGGCGACTGTCCAACGGTCACCGGCCTCAGCATGGCTGAAAACCTTGAGGGCAAGGAGTCCGTCGATCGCGAAGTGATCAAGCCTTACAGCGAACCGATGCGCGAGCGCGCCGGCTTCCTCGTGCTCAAGGGCAATCTCTTCGACTTCGCCATCATGAAAACCAGCGTCATCTCGGAAGGGTTTCGCTTGCGCTACCTCAACGAGCCCGGACGCGAAGGCGTCTTCGAGGGCCGCGCTATCGTCTTTGACGGATCGGAAGACTACCACAAGCGCATCAACGACCCATCGCTTGAGATCGATGAAAATTGCATTCTGGTCATCCGCGGTGCCGGCCCGCTCGGTTGGCCTGGATCGGCTGAAGTCGTCAACATGCAGCCACCGGACCACTTGATCCAGCGCGGCATCCTGAGCCTGCCGACGATTGGCGACGGGCGCCAGTCCGGCACCGCCGATAGCCCGTCAATCCTCAACGCTTCGCCGGAAAGTGCCGCCGGAGGCGGCCTTGCCTGGATCCGCAGCGGCGACACGATCCGCATCGATCTCAACCAGGGCCGCTGCGATATGCTCGTTGCCGAGGATGAGATTGCAAGACGCAAAGCCGAGGGCATCCCGACAGTGCCAGCCGATGCCACACCCTGGCAGATGCTCTACCGCCAAACTGTCACGCAATTGGCCGACGGCGCGACGATCAAGGGAGCCGACGCCTTCCGCCAGATCTCCAAGAAACCTCCGCGTCACAATCACTGA
- a CDS encoding BA14K family protein — MKTVASLLAGTALAVSTLLGGVVLASAVLEPRDETPHFTGLDVADLWTLTPVRVDPENQTYERLPPRYGSNVVMASASATPQQPDEEKVASVVQKVDVIETSAVTELDQGSEAPVLSPAHVSWCEARYRSYSADDNSYISYRGEMRSCVSPYLNGSPEETGDAKATLVQDETGNATPVAVNSLHANNCLQRYRSYRAEDNSYQPYGGGPRKQCELRTF; from the coding sequence ATGAAAACCGTGGCTTCGCTGCTGGCCGGTACGGCTCTTGCTGTGTCCACCTTGCTGGGCGGTGTCGTTTTGGCATCGGCTGTGCTGGAGCCCCGGGATGAGACTCCGCACTTCACCGGTCTCGACGTCGCAGATCTTTGGACCCTGACCCCCGTTCGAGTAGATCCGGAAAATCAGACGTATGAGCGGCTTCCACCCCGCTATGGCAGCAACGTGGTCATGGCAAGCGCGTCAGCGACCCCACAGCAGCCTGACGAGGAGAAGGTGGCGTCAGTCGTGCAGAAGGTTGACGTCATTGAAACAAGCGCGGTGACAGAACTCGATCAGGGTTCAGAAGCACCAGTGCTGTCGCCCGCCCATGTCTCCTGGTGCGAAGCGCGCTATCGCTCTTACAGCGCTGACGACAACAGCTATATCTCTTACCGTGGCGAGATGCGCAGCTGCGTTTCGCCCTACCTTAATGGCTCTCCGGAGGAAACCGGAGATGCAAAGGCGACACTCGTGCAGGATGAGACGGGAAATGCGACGCCAGTCGCGGTCAACTCCCTGCACGCCAACAACTGTCTCCAACGCTACAGATCCTATCGCGCCGAGGACAATTCCTATCAGCCCTATGGCGGTGGTCCGCGTAAGCAGTGCGAGTTGCGTACCTTCTGA
- a CDS encoding sensor histidine kinase produces the protein MSICLSSTFPTAIYWGPELRLLYNDSWAPIPGERHPDALGRPASEVWADIWDVVGPQLDEVMTTGKGISTYDQMLPMVRAGVQTETYWNYSFTAIRDEYGAIVGIFNQGNETTAAVLARRQAQQEISRLGRMFAQTPAAIAILEGPTHVFTLVNAAYELLVQRSGLVGKTVAEALPEVQDQGFIDLLDTVYTSAEPYIGRAVPIDFILAGGQVEQKHVDFVFQPMINAEGETLGIFVQATDVSEVATAMAALRESEERFEAIVNSIDQMIWSTTPDGHHDYFNQRWYQYTGLNEGETNGLAWDNPFHPDDRAHAWQVWQHSLATGEPYHVEYRLRHHSGEYRWVIGRAQCVRDEEARIIRWYGTCTDIHDLKLAEEARQLLLRELNHRVKNLFSITSGMINMTARTAVTVPAMAETLQGRLRALAKAHELVQPAISAGPQAPETGSLRSLIEDILSPHVEDCSRVSLSGPPVEIGLKASTSLALIFHELATNAAKYGAFAGAEGKLNVRWAIIDQNLYLDWSEALIGRQISAPSSLGFGSKLARTSATQQLGGEIAFNWAPDGLQINMRVAENRLDR, from the coding sequence TTGTCCATCTGTTTGAGCTCAACCTTCCCGACTGCGATTTACTGGGGACCTGAGCTTCGCCTTCTCTACAATGACAGCTGGGCACCTATTCCGGGCGAACGGCACCCGGACGCACTGGGTCGCCCCGCGTCTGAGGTCTGGGCCGACATCTGGGACGTCGTGGGTCCGCAACTCGACGAGGTGATGACCACAGGCAAAGGTATATCGACCTATGACCAGATGCTGCCAATGGTCCGTGCAGGCGTGCAGACGGAGACCTACTGGAACTACAGCTTCACCGCGATCCGCGACGAATACGGCGCCATAGTCGGTATCTTCAACCAGGGCAATGAGACGACGGCTGCCGTTCTCGCGCGCCGTCAGGCGCAACAGGAGATCTCCAGGCTCGGACGCATGTTCGCCCAGACCCCTGCCGCCATCGCCATTCTGGAAGGACCAACCCACGTCTTCACGCTCGTGAACGCGGCCTACGAGTTGCTGGTCCAGCGCAGCGGCTTGGTCGGCAAGACGGTTGCCGAAGCGCTGCCAGAAGTTCAAGACCAGGGCTTCATAGACCTTCTCGATACGGTTTACACATCGGCAGAACCCTATATCGGCCGTGCGGTACCGATCGACTTCATCCTGGCCGGTGGGCAAGTCGAGCAGAAACATGTCGACTTCGTCTTCCAGCCGATGATCAACGCCGAGGGGGAGACGCTCGGAATATTCGTCCAGGCAACAGATGTCTCCGAAGTCGCGACTGCCATGGCAGCCCTGCGAGAAAGCGAAGAGCGGTTCGAAGCGATCGTCAATTCCATCGACCAGATGATCTGGTCGACCACGCCGGACGGCCACCACGACTACTTCAATCAGCGTTGGTACCAATACACCGGGCTGAACGAAGGTGAGACCAACGGCCTCGCCTGGGATAACCCTTTTCACCCGGATGATCGGGCGCACGCTTGGCAAGTCTGGCAACACAGCCTTGCAACGGGCGAACCCTATCATGTCGAATACCGCCTGCGGCACCACTCGGGCGAATATCGCTGGGTAATCGGCAGAGCGCAGTGCGTGCGTGACGAAGAGGCAAGGATCATCCGTTGGTACGGCACCTGCACCGATATTCACGATCTGAAACTCGCAGAGGAAGCACGCCAGTTGCTGCTGCGAGAACTGAACCACCGGGTCAAGAATCTCTTCTCGATCACCTCCGGTATGATCAATATGACGGCGCGAACGGCAGTGACCGTCCCGGCCATGGCGGAGACCCTTCAAGGGCGACTGCGCGCTTTGGCGAAGGCCCATGAACTGGTTCAGCCGGCGATATCGGCCGGCCCCCAGGCGCCGGAAACCGGATCGCTGCGCTCTTTGATCGAAGACATACTGAGCCCGCATGTGGAAGACTGCTCGCGCGTTTCCTTGTCCGGACCACCTGTCGAAATTGGACTGAAGGCATCGACCAGCCTTGCCCTGATTTTCCACGAACTCGCGACCAATGCTGCCAAATACGGTGCTTTCGCTGGCGCCGAAGGCAAGCTCAATGTTCGCTGGGCAATCATCGACCAGAACCTGTATCTCGATTGGAGCGAAGCACTCATCGGCCGGCAAATCAGCGCCCCCTCTAGCCTGGGTTTCGGAAGCAAACTGGCTAGAACGAGCGCGACGCAGCAGTTGGGTGGAGAAATTGCTTTCAATTGGGCACCGGATGGACTGCAGATCAACATGCGCGTCGCCGAAAACCGGCTCGACCGATAA
- a CDS encoding NAD(P)-dependent oxidoreductase, whose product MTSEQNKRIAFLGTGLMGAPMTRRLLAAGFPVTVWNRDLSKAEALVGNGATLAGTAAEAVNDADVVITMLSDGNAVGDVLFSAGVDNALKSGAVVVDMSSIAPPIAKKHSARLSERGIAHVDAPVSGGVVGAEAGTLAIMAGGDVSVIAGLANVFAALGRVTHVGPSGAGQICKLANQQIVAITIGAVAEAMMLVEAGGASREQFREAIRGGFAESRILDLHGARMVERRFEPGGPSRLQLKDLNAVRAMADEFSLALPLTTEVRNAFEAFVDDGNGEKDHSALLLHLEKINNREKGHP is encoded by the coding sequence TTGACATCGGAACAGAACAAGCGCATCGCCTTTTTGGGTACCGGCCTGATGGGCGCGCCGATGACGCGACGATTGCTCGCCGCCGGTTTCCCGGTAACCGTCTGGAACCGCGATCTCAGCAAGGCTGAAGCACTGGTGGGCAATGGCGCAACCCTTGCCGGCACTGCCGCCGAAGCGGTCAACGACGCTGATGTCGTTATCACCATGCTCTCTGACGGCAATGCCGTCGGAGATGTCCTCTTCTCGGCAGGTGTCGATAACGCGCTGAAGTCGGGGGCTGTCGTTGTCGACATGTCATCGATCGCACCGCCGATTGCCAAAAAGCACTCAGCCAGATTGAGCGAGCGCGGCATCGCCCATGTCGACGCGCCGGTCTCAGGCGGCGTGGTCGGTGCGGAAGCCGGAACACTGGCCATCATGGCCGGCGGCGACGTCTCAGTGATCGCGGGTCTTGCCAATGTGTTTGCAGCGCTCGGTCGCGTCACCCATGTTGGTCCCTCCGGCGCCGGCCAGATCTGCAAGCTCGCCAACCAGCAGATTGTCGCCATCACCATCGGCGCAGTTGCCGAAGCCATGATGCTGGTCGAAGCCGGCGGTGCCTCTCGTGAACAATTTCGGGAAGCCATTCGTGGCGGCTTCGCCGAAAGCCGCATCCTCGACTTGCACGGTGCCCGCATGGTCGAGCGTCGCTTTGAGCCAGGCGGCCCATCGCGCCTGCAACTGAAGGATCTCAATGCAGTTAGGGCGATGGCTGACGAGTTTTCACTTGCTCTTCCGTTGACGACAGAGGTGCGCAACGCCTTCGAGGCCTTCGTCGACGACGGCAATGGCGAGAAAGACCACAGCGCATTGCTCCTGCATCTGGAGAAGATAAACAATCGGGAGAAAGGCCACCCATGA